The Acetivibrio cellulolyticus CD2 genome has a segment encoding these proteins:
- the rsmD gene encoding 16S rRNA (guanine(966)-N(2))-methyltransferase RsmD: protein MGGIVILRVISGEARGHKLKTLKSNLTRPTSDKVKGSIFNIIAAIIFDKDVLDLFAGTGNLGIEALSRGSRSAVFIDKSHECSQIIKENLTHTKLVEKAEVLVADVCSGLNKLSQRGNKFDIIFLDPPYSKGLVDETLKCIVGVDVIKPDTIIIAEHDIEDVVPESVGTLKNFRQQKYGDTMVSFYRCEG from the coding sequence ATTGGAGGAATTGTTATTCTTAGGGTTATATCAGGAGAGGCCAGGGGGCATAAACTTAAAACTTTAAAAAGCAATTTGACAAGGCCGACTTCGGATAAGGTTAAAGGGTCAATTTTTAATATTATAGCTGCTATTATTTTTGATAAGGATGTCCTGGATTTGTTTGCTGGAACTGGAAATCTAGGCATAGAGGCATTAAGCAGAGGTTCACGGTCGGCGGTGTTTATCGATAAAAGCCATGAATGTTCTCAAATAATCAAAGAGAACCTTACCCATACAAAACTTGTGGAGAAGGCGGAGGTGCTGGTAGCTGACGTTTGTAGCGGTTTAAACAAGCTTTCACAAAGGGGTAACAAATTTGATATAATATTTTTAGACCCACCATATAGTAAAGGACTTGTAGACGAAACACTTAAATGTATTGTCGGTGTTGATGTTATAAAGCCGGATACTATAATAATAGCAGAACATGATATAGAAGATGTTGTTCCTGAAAGTGTTGGAACGCTTAAGAACTTCAGACAGCAAAAATATGGGGATACTATGGTGTCTTTTTACAGGTGTGAAGGTTAG
- a CDS encoding TadE/TadG family type IV pilus assembly protein — protein MLRKERMAGQKGQSIVETALILPIIILILTGIIDFGLMFNNYLVITNASREAARNAAVGATDAEIAVMVANMTTSLNSSKLSTTIYPGQALRKKGDEVVVTIEYDNALLTPIISSIIPNPLHLQAKTTMRME, from the coding sequence ATGCTAAGGAAAGAGAGGATGGCTGGGCAAAAGGGCCAATCTATTGTAGAAACAGCACTTATACTTCCTATAATAATCCTTATATTGACGGGTATAATCGATTTTGGCTTAATGTTTAACAACTATCTGGTTATAACAAACGCTTCCAGAGAAGCAGCAAGGAATGCGGCTGTTGGTGCAACGGATGCTGAAATAGCAGTTATGGTAGCTAATATGACAACAAGTTTGAATAGTTCAAAACTTTCTACAACAATTTATCCGGGTCAGGCTTTACGGAAAAAAGGAGACGAAGTTGTTGTAACAATTGAATATGATAATGCACTGCTAACACCGATAATATCATCAATAATACCAAATCCACTGCATCTTCAGGCGAAAACGACAATGAGGATGGAATAG
- a CDS encoding Flp family type IVb pilin has product MMKMYFDYLKALVGNKKGQGMVEYGLIISLIAVACIAALVVLGPKIATLFNGVANSITAP; this is encoded by the coding sequence ATGATGAAAATGTATTTTGATTACTTAAAGGCGTTAGTAGGAAACAAAAAAGGACAGGGTATGGTTGAATACGGATTGATAATTTCACTGATAGCAGTAGCATGTATAGCAGCGTTGGTAGTTCTGGGACCTAAAATTGCGACTTTATTCAATGGTGTAGCTAATAGTATAACAGCTCCATAA
- the ylbJ gene encoding sporulation integral membrane protein YlbJ, producing the protein MSLYTLVILIIIFVVIFYNFKSSRVIRLRPLLLPFSCITFILLLIIFSHTAVASASKGINLWLNVVFPSLFPFFVASEILNRTGFIKSVGILLEPIMRPLFNVPGCGSFALAMGVTSGYPVGAKLTASMREEKLLTKTEAERLLSFTNNSGPLFIIGAVAVGMFNNPGIGFVLLFCHILACLTVGILFRFYGKRRDQIKSVEGDKIFRKFKKELANTKPVNVGEVLGESIRNSINTMLAIGGFIILFSVIINLLLETGVIASLSNFLSGFLAIIGIPKDILTPILSGFFEITTGINMISKTEGISFVQQLAAVSLILGWAGLSVHFQVYSIISKTDISIKPYLFGKLIQGIFAAIYISIFMNLSFLIGVKSQSVFGYFTYNTNWTWYNYMLNSIKNMSASLILLFLMGLISFVVKRRQRYAIK; encoded by the coding sequence ATGAGTCTTTATACTTTGGTAATACTAATCATTATTTTTGTAGTTATTTTCTACAATTTTAAATCAAGCAGGGTTATCCGCTTAAGACCTCTTTTGCTTCCATTCAGTTGTATTACATTTATCCTTTTGCTGATAATTTTTTCGCATACAGCAGTTGCATCAGCATCAAAGGGAATTAATTTGTGGCTAAATGTTGTATTTCCATCTCTGTTTCCATTCTTTGTAGCATCGGAAATTCTTAACCGAACAGGATTTATAAAATCAGTTGGAATTTTGCTTGAACCCATTATGCGTCCACTTTTTAATGTTCCAGGCTGTGGTTCTTTTGCTCTTGCTATGGGTGTAACAAGTGGTTACCCTGTTGGTGCCAAACTAACGGCAAGCATGCGAGAAGAAAAGCTTCTAACTAAAACAGAGGCAGAAAGACTTCTTTCATTTACCAACAACTCAGGACCGCTTTTCATCATTGGCGCAGTAGCTGTAGGTATGTTTAACAATCCAGGCATAGGGTTTGTTTTATTATTTTGTCACATTCTAGCATGTCTGACTGTAGGAATACTGTTCAGATTCTACGGTAAGCGTAGAGATCAGATAAAAAGTGTTGAAGGAGATAAGATTTTCAGGAAATTCAAGAAAGAGCTGGCAAATACCAAACCAGTAAATGTCGGCGAAGTATTGGGTGAATCAATCCGGAACTCAATAAACACTATGCTCGCAATAGGTGGGTTTATTATCTTATTCTCGGTAATTATAAACCTTTTACTGGAAACAGGTGTAATAGCCTCTTTATCAAACTTCCTGTCAGGCTTTCTTGCAATAATCGGAATCCCTAAAGATATACTCACTCCTATCTTGAGTGGTTTTTTCGAAATTACGACGGGTATAAATATGATAAGCAAAACAGAAGGAATATCTTTTGTGCAGCAACTGGCAGCAGTAAGTTTAATTCTAGGATGGGCTGGGCTGTCAGTTCACTTTCAGGTTTACAGCATAATCTCCAAAACTGACATAAGTATAAAACCTTATTTATTTGGCAAACTAATACAAGGTATTTTCGCGGCAATATATATATCAATTTTTATGAATCTTTCTTTTTTAATAGGTGTAAAAAGTCAGAGCGTCTTCGGTTACTTCACATATAACACGAATTGGACCTGGTACAACTATATGTTAAACTCCATCAAGAACATGTCAGCTTCACTTATTCTTCTATTTTTGATGGGTTTAATATCATTTGTTGTTAAAAGACGCCAAAGGTATGCCATAAAATAA
- a CDS encoding sensor histidine kinase, with product MTNYKVDVANLDKIVKKTIEAINNSKVELFDIAESARKECGRLEQELNDLKEQTILLIDSVDVLEKELKSSKKHLMLVSKNYDKYSEEETRKAYENADNLRVELAVKREQEQFFIKRRNDLEIRLKDSIKTAEKADRLISNIGISLGCLTGDLQQVTLQLEDLQQKQMMGLRIIKAQEEERQRVAREIHDGPAQSMSNIVLKAEICERLVDAEPVKAKEELKNLKSVVRDTLQDVRKIIYDLRPMSLDDLGLVPTLQRYIITYQEETRTAVSFKTRGVCEEIKPIISLTVFRLVQEAISNIKKHAKAKNVAINLEFVDKELKLHILDDGKGFNTDNLKVRKEDINSGFGLYSMRERVELLNGKFEINSTVGKGTSLNITVPLIPDEEVSNG from the coding sequence GTGACTAACTATAAAGTAGATGTGGCTAATTTGGATAAAATCGTAAAGAAAACTATTGAAGCCATAAACAATAGTAAGGTTGAGTTGTTTGACATAGCAGAGAGTGCAAGAAAGGAATGCGGGAGACTTGAACAAGAACTAAATGACCTTAAAGAACAGACTATACTTCTTATTGATAGCGTTGATGTTTTAGAAAAAGAATTAAAATCCAGTAAGAAACATCTAATGTTAGTAAGCAAAAATTACGATAAATATTCCGAAGAAGAAACACGAAAAGCATATGAAAATGCAGATAACCTTCGTGTTGAGCTGGCAGTTAAACGTGAACAGGAACAATTTTTCATAAAGCGAAGAAATGATTTGGAAATTAGATTAAAAGATTCTATAAAGACTGCTGAAAAAGCAGATAGACTTATTTCAAATATTGGAATATCTTTAGGATGTCTGACAGGTGACCTTCAGCAAGTAACTCTTCAGCTTGAAGACTTACAGCAGAAACAGATGATGGGTTTAAGAATTATCAAGGCCCAGGAAGAAGAACGACAGAGAGTTGCAAGAGAAATACATGACGGTCCTGCACAGTCCATGTCAAATATTGTTTTAAAAGCCGAGATATGTGAACGTTTGGTAGATGCTGAGCCTGTTAAGGCAAAAGAAGAACTTAAAAATCTGAAATCAGTAGTTCGTGATACACTTCAGGACGTAAGGAAAATTATATATGACCTAAGGCCAATGTCTTTAGACGATTTGGGTTTGGTTCCGACACTTCAAAGATACATTATTACTTACCAGGAAGAAACAAGAACAGCAGTTTCTTTTAAAACACGAGGGGTTTGTGAAGAGATAAAACCTATAATATCATTAACGGTTTTCAGACTTGTACAGGAAGCTATCAGTAATATTAAGAAACATGCTAAAGCTAAAAATGTTGCAATTAACCTTGAGTTTGTGGATAAGGAACTAAAGCTACATATACTTGACGATGGCAAGGGATTTAATACAGATAATTTAAAAGTTAGAAAAGAGGATATAAACAGTGGATTTGGTCTCTATAGCATGAGAGAAAGAGTTGAACTTCTAAATGGCAAATTTGAGATTAATTCTACAGTAGGAAAAGGCACTAGTCTAAACATAACCGTACCTTTAATTCCGGACGAGGAGGTCTCAAATGGATAA
- a CDS encoding Flp family type IVb pilin has product MMKMYFDYLKALVGNKKGQGMVEYGLIISLIAVACIAALVVLGPKIATLFNGVANSITAP; this is encoded by the coding sequence ATGATGAAAATGTATTTTGATTATTTGAAGGCGTTAGTAGGAAACAAAAAAGGACAGGGTATGGTTGAATACGGATTGATAATTTCACTGATAGCAGTAGCATGTATAGCAGCGTTGGTAGTTTTGGGACCTAAAATTGCGACTTTATTCAATGGCGTAGCTAACAGTATAACAGCTCCGTAA
- a CDS encoding response regulator produces MDKIRVLIADDHTMVRQGLKQILELEKDMAVIAQAPNGEEAIRLAKECSPDVILMDINMPGMNGLQAIKEMKADNIPSRIIVLTIHEDREYLFKTLQMGAEGYVLKDADPVVLVEAIRSVNRGQSYIQANMTRELVREFNKITLHDKSKSEESNLTAREVEVLELIAEGMINKEIAKRLYISEKTVKNHVSNIFRKLNVSDRTQAAIYAFKHNMTN; encoded by the coding sequence ATGGATAAGATTCGTGTTCTAATTGCCGATGATCACACTATGGTGAGACAGGGGCTAAAACAAATACTTGAGCTTGAAAAGGATATGGCTGTAATTGCTCAGGCACCAAATGGTGAGGAAGCTATAAGGCTTGCTAAAGAGTGCAGCCCTGATGTCATACTGATGGATATTAATATGCCTGGCATGAATGGTTTGCAAGCTATAAAGGAAATGAAGGCAGATAATATCCCATCAAGGATAATTGTATTGACTATCCATGAGGACAGGGAATATCTTTTTAAGACACTTCAGATGGGGGCAGAAGGATATGTATTGAAAGATGCAGATCCGGTTGTTTTAGTTGAAGCAATCAGAAGTGTGAACAGGGGACAGTCATATATTCAGGCTAATATGACTAGGGAGCTTGTAAGAGAATTTAATAAAATTACTCTTCATGATAAAAGTAAATCTGAGGAGAGTAACTTGACGGCCAGAGAGGTTGAAGTGTTGGAGTTAATAGCAGAAGGTATGATAAATAAGGAGATTGCAAAGCGCTTGTATATAAGTGAAAAGACAGTTAAAAACCATGTATCCAACATATTCAGGAAGTTAAATGTATCCGATAGAACACAAGCTGCCATATATGCTTTCAAACATAATATGACAAATTGA
- the coaD gene encoding pantetheine-phosphate adenylyltransferase — protein MRVYVYPGSFDPVTNGHVDIIKRAASLCDKLIVAVLVNSSKNPSFTLDERVNLLKCAISDVPNVQIESFSGLLIDFMTKKKAAVIIKGLRAVSDFEYELQMALLNKNLNPDIETLFMMTNINYSFLSSSSVKELARNKGNIDGLVPDCIKDEVIKKFSI, from the coding sequence TTGAGAGTGTATGTTTATCCAGGTAGTTTTGATCCCGTTACCAACGGGCATGTTGATATTATAAAAAGAGCAGCTAGCTTGTGTGATAAGCTCATTGTGGCAGTTTTGGTCAATAGCAGCAAAAATCCGTCTTTTACGTTGGATGAGAGAGTAAATTTATTAAAGTGTGCAATAAGTGATGTACCCAATGTTCAAATTGAGAGTTTTTCAGGTCTGTTGATAGACTTTATGACAAAGAAGAAAGCTGCGGTAATAATAAAAGGTTTAAGGGCTGTTTCAGACTTTGAGTATGAACTCCAAATGGCATTGTTAAATAAGAATTTGAATCCTGATATAGAAACTTTATTTATGATGACCAATATAAATTATTCATTTTTAAGCTCCAGTTCTGTAAAAGAGCTGGCGAGAAATAAAGGAAACATAGATGGCTTGGTGCCGGATTGTATTAAAGATGAAGTAATTAAAAAATTTAGTATATAG